One part of the Acinetobacter sp. XS-4 genome encodes these proteins:
- the adeI gene encoding multidrug efflux RND transporter periplasmic adaptor subunit AdeI: MMSAKLWAPALTACALATSIALVGCGKGSDEKQQAAAAQKMPPAEVGVIVAQPQSVEQSVELSGRTSAYQISEVRPQTSGVILKRLFAEGSYVREGQALYELDSRTNRASLENAKASLLQQQANLASLRTKLNRYKQLVSSNAVSKQEYDDLLGQVNVAEAQVTAAKAQVTNANVDLGYSTIRSPISGQSGRSSVTAGALVTANQTDPLVTIQQLDPIYVDINQSSAELLRLRQQLSKGSLNNSNNTKVKLKLEDGSTYPIEGQLAFSDASVNQDTGTITLRAVFSNPNHLLLPGMYTTAQIVQGVVPNAYLVPQAAITRLPTGQAVAMLVNAKGAVESRSVETSGVQGQNWIVTNGLKAGEKVIVDGVAKVKEGQEVSAKPYQAQPANPQGAAPNATKPAQSGKPQAEQKASNA, from the coding sequence ATGATGTCGGCTAAGCTTTGGGCTCCTGCCCTTACTGCTTGCGCATTAGCAACAAGTATCGCACTTGTTGGTTGTGGCAAAGGCTCCGATGAGAAACAGCAAGCTGCTGCTGCTCAGAAAATGCCGCCTGCTGAGGTAGGTGTTATTGTTGCTCAACCACAAAGTGTTGAACAAAGCGTTGAGCTTTCCGGCCGTACTTCAGCATATCAAATTTCTGAAGTTCGTCCTCAAACAAGTGGCGTAATTTTAAAACGCTTGTTTGCTGAAGGAAGTTATGTTCGTGAAGGTCAGGCTCTATATGAACTGGATTCTCGAACGAATCGTGCATCGCTTGAAAATGCAAAAGCATCACTTTTACAACAACAGGCAAATCTAGCTTCACTACGTACCAAGCTAAACCGTTATAAGCAACTTGTTTCGAGTAATGCTGTATCTAAACAAGAATATGACGACTTACTTGGTCAGGTTAATGTTGCCGAAGCACAAGTTACTGCTGCGAAAGCTCAAGTAACGAATGCAAATGTAGATCTTGGTTATTCTACAATTCGCTCACCAATTTCTGGTCAGTCTGGGCGTTCTTCTGTAACAGCTGGTGCTTTAGTCACTGCAAACCAAACTGATCCTTTAGTGACGATTCAACAGTTAGATCCAATCTATGTGGATATTAACCAGTCTAGTGCCGAGTTATTACGTTTACGCCAACAACTCAGCAAAGGTAGTTTAAACAACAGTAACAACACGAAAGTGAAATTGAAACTTGAAGATGGTTCAACCTATCCAATCGAAGGACAACTTGCTTTCTCTGATGCTTCTGTAAATCAGGATACAGGAACGATTACTTTACGTGCCGTATTCTCGAACCCGAATCATTTGTTACTTCCAGGTATGTATACAACTGCGCAGATTGTTCAGGGTGTAGTTCCAAATGCTTATCTTGTTCCTCAAGCCGCAATTACGCGTTTACCGACAGGTCAAGCTGTAGCAATGCTTGTTAATGCTAAAGGCGCTGTTGAGAGTCGTTCTGTTGAAACCTCTGGTGTTCAAGGACAAAACTGGATTGTGACTAACGGTCTCAAAGCTGGTGAAAAAGTGATTGTTGATGGTGTTGCCAAAGTTAAAGAAGGGCAAGAAGTGTCAGCAAAACCTTACCAAGCTCAACCAGCGAACCCTCAAGGTGCAGCTCCAAATGCTACAAAACCGGCTCAATCAGGTAAACCTCAAGCAGAACAGAAAGCATCTAATGCATAA
- the adeJ gene encoding multidrug efflux RND transporter permease subunit AdeJ, with amino-acid sequence MAQFFIHRPIFAWVIALVIMLAGILTLTKMPIAQYPTIAPPTVTIAATYPGASAETVENTVTQIIEQQMNGLDGLRYISSNSAGNGQASIQLNFEQGIDPDIAQVQVQNKLQSATALLPEDVQRQGVTVTKSGASFLQVIAFYSPDNTLSDSDIKDYVNSSIKEPLSRVAGVGEVQVFGGSYAMRIWLDPAKLTNYQLTPSDIATALQAQNSQVAVGQLGGAPAVQGQVLNATVNAQSLLQTPEQFKNIFLKNTASGAEVRLKDVARVELGSDNYQFDSKFNGKPAGGLAIKIATGANALDTADAVEHRLAELRKNYPAGLADKLAYDTTPFIRLSIESVVHTLIEAVILVFIVMFLFLQNWRATIIPTLAVPVVVLGTFAVINIFGFSINTLTMFAMVLAIGLLVDDAIVVVENVERVMSEEHTDPVTATSRSMQQISGALIGITSVLTAVFVPMAFFGGTTGVIYRQFSITLVTAMVLSLIVALTFTPALCATILKQHDPNKEPSNNIFARFFRGFNNGFDRMSHSYQNGVSRMLKGKIFSGLLYAVVIGLLVFLFQKLPSSFLPEEDQGVVMTLVQLPPNATLDRTGKVIDTMTNFFMNEKDTVESIFTVSGFSFTGVGQNAGIGFVKLKDWSERTSPESQIGALIQRGMALNMIVKDASYIMPLQLPAMPELGVTAGFNLQLKDSSGQGHEKLIAARNTILGLASQDKRLVGVRPNGQEDTPQYQINVDQAQAGAMGVSIADINNTMRIAWGGSYINDFVDRGRVKKVYVQGDSDSRMMPEDLNKWYVRNSKSEMVPFSAFATGKWTYGSPRLERYNGVSSVNIQGTPAPGVSSGDSMKAMEEIIAKLPSMGLQGFDYEWTGLSLEERESGAQAPFLYALSLLIVFLCLAALYESWSIPFSVLLVVPLGIIGAIVLTYLGMIIKGDPNLSNNIYFQVAMIAVIGLSAKNAILIVEFAKELQEKGEDLLEATLHASKMRLRPIIMTTLAFGFGVLPLALSTGAGAGSQHSVGFGVLGGVLSATFLGIFFIPVFYVWIRSIFKYKPKTINTQEHKS; translated from the coding sequence ATGGCACAATTTTTTATTCATCGCCCCATTTTTGCTTGGGTGATTGCATTAGTCATTATGTTGGCGGGTATTCTCACGCTCACAAAAATGCCTATTGCACAGTATCCGACGATTGCACCACCGACAGTTACAATTGCTGCAACTTATCCTGGTGCATCGGCTGAGACTGTTGAAAATACAGTAACCCAGATCATTGAACAACAAATGAATGGTCTAGATGGTTTACGTTATATTTCATCTAACAGTGCGGGTAACGGTCAGGCCTCTATTCAATTAAACTTTGAACAAGGTATTGATCCAGATATTGCACAGGTTCAGGTTCAAAACAAACTGCAATCTGCAACTGCGCTTTTACCTGAAGACGTTCAACGCCAAGGTGTGACGGTTACTAAATCTGGTGCAAGCTTCTTGCAAGTTATTGCATTCTATTCACCAGACAATACCCTGTCAGACTCAGACATTAAAGATTACGTAAACTCGTCAATTAAAGAACCACTTAGCCGTGTTGCTGGTGTTGGTGAGGTACAAGTCTTTGGTGGTTCATACGCAATGCGTATCTGGCTCGACCCTGCAAAACTTACCAACTATCAGTTAACACCAAGTGATATTGCGACTGCTTTACAAGCGCAAAACTCACAAGTTGCTGTAGGTCAGTTAGGCGGCGCACCAGCGGTTCAAGGTCAAGTGCTTAACGCGACAGTAAATGCGCAAAGCTTGTTACAGACACCTGAACAATTTAAAAATATCTTCTTAAAGAACACAGCATCAGGTGCTGAAGTTCGTTTAAAAGATGTTGCTCGTGTAGAGTTAGGTTCTGATAACTACCAGTTCGATTCGAAGTTTAATGGTAAACCTGCTGGCGGTCTCGCAATTAAAATTGCAACTGGTGCTAACGCACTTGATACCGCTGATGCTGTTGAACACCGTTTAGCTGAATTACGTAAGAACTATCCAGCAGGCCTTGCAGATAAACTGGCTTATGACACTACTCCATTTATTCGTCTTTCAATTGAAAGTGTTGTACACACATTAATTGAAGCGGTAATTTTAGTGTTCATTGTTATGTTCTTATTCTTACAGAACTGGCGTGCAACGATTATTCCAACACTTGCTGTACCTGTTGTTGTATTGGGTACATTTGCTGTCATCAATATCTTTGGTTTCTCAATTAACACCTTAACCATGTTCGCTATGGTATTGGCAATTGGTCTTCTGGTCGATGACGCCATTGTTGTAGTAGAAAACGTTGAGCGTGTTATGAGTGAAGAGCATACCGATCCGGTCACGGCAACTTCACGATCAATGCAACAGATTTCTGGTGCGTTAATTGGTATCACAAGCGTATTGACAGCAGTATTCGTACCAATGGCATTCTTTGGTGGTACAACAGGTGTAATTTACCGTCAATTCTCGATTACCCTTGTAACAGCAATGGTTCTATCGTTAATTGTAGCGTTAACCTTCACCCCTGCACTTTGTGCAACCATTTTAAAACAGCATGATCCTAATAAAGAACCAAGCAATAATATTTTTGCTCGTTTCTTCAGAGGATTTAACAATGGTTTTGACCGCATGTCGCATAGCTACCAAAATGGTGTTAGCCGCATGCTTAAAGGCAAAATCTTCTCAGGACTACTCTATGCTGTAGTGATTGGCCTATTAGTGTTCTTGTTCCAAAAACTCCCATCTTCATTCTTACCAGAAGAAGATCAGGGTGTGGTCATGACACTTGTTCAATTACCACCAAATGCAACGCTTGACCGTACAGGTAAAGTGATTGACACCATGACAAACTTCTTCATGAATGAAAAAGATACTGTGGAATCTATTTTCACCGTTTCAGGTTTCTCATTCACAGGTGTTGGTCAAAATGCTGGTATTGGCTTCGTTAAATTGAAAGACTGGAGTGAACGTACTTCACCAGAATCTCAAATTGGCGCGTTAATTCAGCGCGGTATGGCATTAAACATGATCGTCAAAGACGCATCTTACATCATGCCATTACAGCTTCCGGCAATGCCTGAACTCGGTGTAACTGCTGGTTTTAACTTGCAGCTTAAAGATTCAAGTGGTCAAGGCCATGAGAAACTTATTGCCGCACGTAACACAATTTTAGGTTTGGCTTCACAAGATAAACGTCTTGTAGGGGTACGTCCTAATGGTCAAGAAGATACACCTCAGTATCAAATTAATGTAGATCAGGCTCAAGCTGGTGCTATGGGCGTTAGCATTGCTGACATTAACAACACTATGCGTATTGCATGGGGTGGCTCATACATTAACGACTTCGTTGATCGCGGTCGTGTGAAAAAAGTTTATGTTCAAGGTGATTCGGATAGCCGTATGATGCCTGAAGACTTAAACAAGTGGTATGTACGTAATAGCAAAAGCGAAATGGTACCGTTCTCTGCATTTGCTACAGGCAAATGGACATATGGTTCTCCTCGTCTTGAACGTTATAACGGCGTGTCATCGGTTAACATTCAAGGTACACCTGCACCTGGCGTGAGCTCTGGTGATTCGATGAAAGCTATGGAAGAAATTATTGCTAAGTTACCATCTATGGGCTTACAAGGTTTCGACTATGAATGGACAGGTTTATCACTTGAAGAACGTGAGTCTGGTGCTCAAGCTCCATTCTTATATGCGCTTTCATTGTTAATCGTTTTCCTTTGCTTAGCTGCATTATATGAAAGCTGGTCTATTCCGTTCTCGGTTTTACTTGTAGTACCACTTGGTATTATTGGTGCAATCGTATTGACTTACTTGGGTATGATTATTAAAGGAGATCCAAATCTCTCAAATAACATTTACTTCCAGGTAGCAATGATCGCGGTCATTGGTCTTTCTGCAAAAAATGCGATCTTGATTGTTGAGTTCGCAAAAGAGTTGCAGGAAAAAGGTGAAGACCTACTTGAGGCAACTTTACATGCTTCAAAAATGCGTTTACGTCCAATTATTATGACTACCCTTGCCTTCGGTTTCGGTGTACTTCCACTTGCCCTTTCAACAGGTGCCGGTGCAGGAAGTCAGCACTCAGTTGGTTTCGGTGTACTCGGTGGCGTACTCAGTGCAACGTT
- a CDS encoding phosphatase PAP2 family protein has translation MPYLLLLIGCIFLGLGILGLFVPRLQSLDLLSVQILSEYRSNYLNAITIFLARIGGMPFVCFLSLLVCIYQAWYKKYITVIFISVGVIGSITMGWLLKWCVDRPRPPQVYHIVESYGASFPSAHSVYASTLACLAMIMLCHKPNTNSPYIILISCLWFICMGLSRIYAGVHFPTDVLAGWGIGFIWIALLWLWLLQTQSRLSKKQIYF, from the coding sequence ATGCCCTATTTATTGCTTCTTATTGGTTGTATTTTTTTAGGATTAGGTATTCTTGGTCTTTTTGTACCAAGACTTCAGTCTTTGGACCTTCTCAGCGTTCAAATATTGAGTGAATATCGTTCAAATTATCTTAACGCTATTACGATCTTTCTAGCACGAATAGGTGGTATGCCTTTTGTATGTTTTTTATCCCTTCTGGTGTGTATATATCAGGCATGGTATAAAAAATATATTACTGTTATTTTCATTAGCGTGGGAGTTATTGGCAGTATCACCATGGGTTGGCTGCTCAAGTGGTGTGTTGATCGCCCAAGACCCCCACAGGTATATCATATTGTCGAAAGTTACGGTGCATCGTTCCCAAGTGCACACAGTGTTTATGCATCAACACTGGCTTGTTTGGCAATGATAATGTTATGCCATAAGCCCAACACTAACTCTCCTTATATCATTTTGATTTCTTGCCTTTGGTTTATCTGCATGGGGCTTTCAAGAATATATGCTGGAGTTCATTTTCCAACAGATGTACTTGCCGGTTGGGGCATAGGTTTTATTTGGATTGCACTGCTTTGGCTCTGGTTATTACAAACACAAAGTAGGTTAAGTAAAAAACAAATATATTTTTAG